From the genome of Paracidovorax avenae:
TGCGCAGGAAGCTGGCGGAGCAAGGCTCCACGGTGCTCGGCGGAACCGCGAAGCAGTATGCCGACTACATGAAGCAGGAAGGCGCCCGCTGGAGCAAGGTGGTCCAGGACACCGGCACCCGGCTGGACTGAGCCAGGCAGTGATCGACCAAACCACAGGAGACACCATGGACACAGTACGTCGCTGGATCATCGCGGCCGCAGCGGCCGGGGCCTGCGGGCTCGCCGCCGCGCAGGAATTCAAACAGCCCATCAGGATCGTCGTGCCCTTCGCCGCCGGCGGCGCGACGGATGCCGTGGCGCGCATCCTGGGGCCGGGCCTGTCCAGGGAACTGGGGCAGCCGGTGATCATCGACAACCGGCCCGGCGCCAGCGGCCTCATCGGCTCCAACGTGGTGAAGAATGCCGCGCCCGACGGCGCGACCCTGCTGTTCGCGCTGGACCACTCGCTGGTGGTCGCTCCGCTCATCACCCCCGGGGCGAACTACGACGCCGTCCGCGACTTCCAGGCCCTGGGCACGGTGACCCGCTTCCAGTGGGTGTTCCAGGTGCCGCTCGCGAGCCCCGCCAGGAACCTGGCCGACTTCATGCAGCTCGCCAGGAGCCGGCCCGAGTTGCGCAGCTTCGGCGTGCCGGTCCTGGGCGGCATGCCCGAGCTGATGGGGACGGCCATCGGCGCGAAGGCAGGGGCCCCGTTCGAGCAGGTGCCTTTCCCGGGCTCCGCCCAGTTGATGCCGCTGCTCATCGGTGGCCAGCTCCCTGCCGGCGTGACCGGATCGCCCGAAGCCGTGCAACTGGCCAAGGGCCGGAAAGTACGTGCGCTGGCCATCACCGGGGACAAAAGGTCCCCGCTGTTCCCCGACGTGCCCACGTTCGAGGAGCAGGGCATTCCGCACATGACCATCTCCAGCTTCAACGCCTTCTTCGGGCCCAAGGCCCTGCCTGCGGCCCTCGCGGCCAGATTCAACGCAGCGCTCCTGAAAACGCTGCAAGACCCGGAAGTCCGCAGCAAGATCGCCGACATGTCGCTGGACCTGGAAGCCCATTCCACACTGGAGGCCGCGGCCGCCGAACTCCGGCAGGATTACGACTTCTGGCATGCACGCAGCGGCAGGCCGGCCGCGCCGCGTCCGTGAGCATCGCCCGCGCCCGCGATCCGTCCCCGGAACTTCACGCCATGCTGCCTTCCGAACCGCCGCTGCCCTGTCCATTCAGTGCCGGCACAGGCCGCCCGGGCTTCGCGGTTCCCCCCGGAACCTGCGATTGCCACATGCACTTTTTCAGCGATGCGGCCCAGCCCGTCCCGGGAGCCGTGGTGACGCCCCCGGAAGCGACGCTTGCGCACTACCGCCGGCTCCAGGCGCGGCTGGGCATGTCGAGGTATGTCCTCGTCCAGCCCTCCACCTACGGCCTGGACAACCGGCTGATGCTGGCGGCCCTGGCCGGCAGCGGCGGGAACGCCCGTGGCGTCGCCGTGGTCGATGACCGCGTGGCGCCCGGCACGCTCGCCCGCATGCACGAGGCCGGCGTCCGCGGCGTGCGCTTCAACCTGGTGCAGCACGGGGCGACGACGGCCGCGATGCTGGAACCCGTCGCGCAAGCCATCGCACCGCTGGGGTGGCATGTGCAGATCCATGTGCCGCAGGGTGACCTCATCGCCCTGGCGCCCCGGCTGCAGGGGCTCGGCGTGCCCGTGGTCATCGACCACTTCGGCCGGTTGATGGAGCACCCGGAACTCGCCCTGCAGACCTTCGACTGCATCCACCGGCTGCTGGGCAGCGGCACCGGATGGCTGAAGCTATCGGGCGCCTACATCGCGACCCGGCACGGCCGGTACGACGGGCTGGACCCGTATGTGCGGCGCCTCGCGGCGGAACACCCGGACCGGTTGCTGTGGGGTTCCGACTGGCCGCACGCCACGGAGACGGCGAAGCCCGACGACGCCGAACTCATGGACCTGCTGCCGCGCTGGCTGCCCGACGCCTCCGCGCGGCACACCGTCCTCGTCCGGAATCCGGAAGCCCTGTACGGATTCGAACGCGCGGCGGCCGGGCCCTGAACCGCGCGGGAGCGGCGTGGACGATCGATCTACTCGCTGGCCGTGACGAGCGGCTTGTAATGGTGCGGCAGGCGCATCAGCACCAGGTCCTTGCGGCGCACCACGCTGGTCGGGTAGCGGCTGCCCTCGGCGGAGCGGGTGTCGATGGACAGGCTGGCGACGCCTTCCGGCTCCCACACCAGCTTTTCCTGCCGCGGGAACTCGAAACTGTCGGGGCCGAAGACGCCGCTGCGCCCGCCATCGGGCGTGTTGGCGAACGCCAGATAGACGTTGTTCTCGCCGGCGCGTGCACGGTAGAGGTGCCAGTGGAGCGGATCGCTGCCGGTGGGGATCGGGTAGTTCTGCCGCACCGCGGAGCCCGCATGCGCGCCGGTGAATCGCCCGCCCTGCGCCGCGGGGCAGGCGATGATGTCGCACCCCTCGAGCGCCAGCACGCGGCCCGCCTCCGGAAAGCTCGCGTCGTGGCCGATGAGCAGGCCCAGGCGGCCGAGCGGCGTGTCGTGCACCGCCCAGCGCTCGCCGGGCGTGGCCCAGGAACGGTCCTGCTGCGTCAGGTGCAGCTGGCGATAGATGCCGATGCGCCCTTCGGGCCCGGCCAGCACCGCGCTGTTGTAGAGCCTGTCGCCATCGCGTTCGGCAAAACCCACCACCAGGTAGAGGCCGAGCCGCATCGCGATGTGCACGACCGCATCCACGGTCTCGCCGTCGGCCGGCACGGCGCTCCGGGCGGGGTCGTGCAGCCCCGTCAGGGCCCGTTCGGGGAACACCACCAGTTCCGCCCCGTCGCGCTGCCGGGCTTCTTCGGCCCAGTGGGCGATGGCGGCCAGGTTGTCGCCGGCCTCCGGCTGCGGCGCGCACTGGGCCACCGAAACCACCGATTGCCGGCCCGGCGGCAGCGGGCGGTGCCCATAGAGGCGGAAGAAATCCGACGGGTTCCACAGGAAGGTGTTGGTCATCAGCGCGGGATAGTGCGCCGGCTGGCGCTGCGCGATCACCGGCTCGCCCAGGAACTCGCGGGCACGGCTGCGGGCCGGGTCGATCTGCGCGTAGCAGATGCCGTCGCCGTCATCGACCGCGGCCAGGATTTCGCCATCGGGCGCGATCACGCAACTGCCGCCGCTGAACTGCACGGTGCGCTCCAGGCCCCAGCGATTGCTCTCGACCAGGTAGCAGCCGTTCTCGGCCGCGCGAGTGATCCAGTACGGGGCCGGCGTGCGCTCGGCCAGCCAGTTGCTGATGTGGCAGATCACGTCGGCGCCGCCCAGCGCGCCCAGCCGCGCCGTCTCGATGAAGTGGATGTCCATGCAGACCAGCAGGGCGATGCGGCCCAGCGGCGTATCGAACACCGCGTGGCCCAGGTCGCCGGGGGCGGCCCATTTCGGCTCGGAGATGTACGAATGGCTCTTGCGGTGCACGCCGACGACGCCGCCGGGGCCGATCAGCACCGCGCTGTTGTAGTAGAGGTGGGTGGACGGGTCCACCTCCGGCATGCCGACGACGATGTGGCAATCGCGCGCGCGGGCCAGCGCGGCGAAGCGTTCGGTGGTGGGGCCCGGGATCGGCTCGACCACCGGTGCCACCTCGTCGCGGTCGTGCCAGCAGTAGCCGGTGGTGCCCATCTCGGGCGTGACGACCAGGCGCGCCCCGGCCGCGGCGGCCTCTTCCACCAGGGCGAGCAGGGCCTGCACATTGCGTTCCTTGGCATTCAGGACCGGTTCGAACTGGACGGCGGCGGCGGTAAAGGGTGAAGGGACCATGAAAGGGCTCCTGTGGATGGAAAACGGAGGAAAAGCGGGAGGGGGTGCGGAGCCGGCTCAGATGGTCATGTAGCGATCGACCACCGCATCGGTCAGGTCGGCGACCGGGCCGGCGACCGCGATCGCGCCCTTCTCCAGCATGGCGAAGCTGCTGGCCACGCGGCGGGCGAAACCGATGTTCTGCTCCACCAGCACCATGGTCATGCCCAGCTCGGCATTCAGGCGCACGATGGCGGCCTCGATCTCCTGCACGACCGAGGGCTGGATGCCTTCGTTCGGCTCATCGAGCAGCATCACCTTGGGTGCGGCGGCGAGCGCCCGGGCGATGGCCAGCTGCTGCTGCTGGCCGCCGGAGAGCACGCCGCCGGGGCGGTCGAGGTTCGCGGCCAGGTAGGGAAACAGCTCCAGCGCCAGCGGCGGCACCTCGCGCGGCCCCTGGCGCGCGAAGGCGCCCATCAGGATGTTCTGACGCACGGTGAAATCGGGAATGATCTCGCGACCCTGCGGCACGTAGGCGATGCCGGCGCGCGCACGCAGGTGGGTGGGCTGCGCGGCGATGTCGGCGCCGTCCAGCAGGATGGATCCCGTGCTGTGCACCAGGCTGCCGACCAGGGTGCGCAGCAGCGTGGTCTTGCCCATGCCGTTGCGCCCGAGCACGGCCGTGACCTGGCCGGCCGGTACCCGCAGGTCGATGCCGTGCAGCGCATGGCTGCGCCCGTAATAGCTGTGGACGTTCTTCAGTTCTAGCATGGCGTGCTGATCCCGTGTGAACCCAGGTACGCCTCGCGCACCCGGGGATCGCGTTCGATGGCCTCCACGTCGCCCTCGGCCAGCACCTTGCCCAGGTGCAGCACGGTGATGCGCTCGGCGATCTCGCGCACGAAAGCCATGTCGTGCTCCACCACCAGGATGGTGTGGCGGCCGCGCAGGGCC
Proteins encoded in this window:
- a CDS encoding Bug family tripartite tricarboxylate transporter substrate binding protein, encoding MDTVRRWIIAAAAAGACGLAAAQEFKQPIRIVVPFAAGGATDAVARILGPGLSRELGQPVIIDNRPGASGLIGSNVVKNAAPDGATLLFALDHSLVVAPLITPGANYDAVRDFQALGTVTRFQWVFQVPLASPARNLADFMQLARSRPELRSFGVPVLGGMPELMGTAIGAKAGAPFEQVPFPGSAQLMPLLIGGQLPAGVTGSPEAVQLAKGRKVRALAITGDKRSPLFPDVPTFEEQGIPHMTISSFNAFFGPKALPAALAARFNAALLKTLQDPEVRSKIADMSLDLEAHSTLEAAAAELRQDYDFWHARSGRPAAPRP
- a CDS encoding amidohydrolase family protein encodes the protein MHFFSDAAQPVPGAVVTPPEATLAHYRRLQARLGMSRYVLVQPSTYGLDNRLMLAALAGSGGNARGVAVVDDRVAPGTLARMHEAGVRGVRFNLVQHGATTAAMLEPVAQAIAPLGWHVQIHVPQGDLIALAPRLQGLGVPVVIDHFGRLMEHPELALQTFDCIHRLLGSGTGWLKLSGAYIATRHGRYDGLDPYVRRLAAEHPDRLLWGSDWPHATETAKPDDAELMDLLPRWLPDASARHTVLVRNPEALYGFERAAAGP
- a CDS encoding nitrilase-related carbon-nitrogen hydrolase → MVPSPFTAAAVQFEPVLNAKERNVQALLALVEEAAAAGARLVVTPEMGTTGYCWHDRDEVAPVVEPIPGPTTERFAALARARDCHIVVGMPEVDPSTHLYYNSAVLIGPGGVVGVHRKSHSYISEPKWAAPGDLGHAVFDTPLGRIALLVCMDIHFIETARLGALGGADVICHISNWLAERTPAPYWITRAAENGCYLVESNRWGLERTVQFSGGSCVIAPDGEILAAVDDGDGICYAQIDPARSRAREFLGEPVIAQRQPAHYPALMTNTFLWNPSDFFRLYGHRPLPPGRQSVVSVAQCAPQPEAGDNLAAIAHWAEEARQRDGAELVVFPERALTGLHDPARSAVPADGETVDAVVHIAMRLGLYLVVGFAERDGDRLYNSAVLAGPEGRIGIYRQLHLTQQDRSWATPGERWAVHDTPLGRLGLLIGHDASFPEAGRVLALEGCDIIACPAAQGGRFTGAHAGSAVRQNYPIPTGSDPLHWHLYRARAGENNVYLAFANTPDGGRSGVFGPDSFEFPRQEKLVWEPEGVASLSIDTRSAEGSRYPTSVVRRKDLVLMRLPHHYKPLVTASE
- the urtE gene encoding urea ABC transporter ATP-binding subunit UrtE, whose product is MLELKNVHSYYGRSHALHGIDLRVPAGQVTAVLGRNGMGKTTLLRTLVGSLVHSTGSILLDGADIAAQPTHLRARAGIAYVPQGREIIPDFTVRQNILMGAFARQGPREVPPLALELFPYLAANLDRPGGVLSGGQQQQLAIARALAAAPKVMLLDEPNEGIQPSVVQEIEAAIVRLNAELGMTMVLVEQNIGFARRVASSFAMLEKGAIAVAGPVADLTDAVVDRYMTI